The genomic segment CCATCGCTATCGTTCAGGCGCGCATGGGATCGACACGCCTGCCCGGAAAAATTTTGCTGCCGCTTGCGGCGCATACTGTACTCGGCCATGTCCTAACGCGGTGCGCCGCTGTGCCGGGCATCGACGGTGTGTGTTGTGCCACGACGGATTTGGCCGAGGATGATGCAGTGGCAGAAGAAGCATCGCGCCATGGCGCATCGGTCCACCGCGGCTCGACCGAGGATGTGCTGGCGCGCTACGCCGGCGCGGCGCGCGCGGCGAAAGCAGATGTGGTGCTCCGCGTGACGAGCGATTGCCCGGCCATTGATCCGGCGGTTTGCGGCGCGCTGCTCGACCTGCGCGGTCAAACCGGCGCGGGTTATGCGGCCAACAATATGCCCGCATCGTGGCCGCACGGACTGGACTGCGAAGCCTTCACACGGGCCACGCTGGAGGCTGCCGCCGACAATGCCGATCAGGCCTTCGAACGCGAGCATGTCTCGCCTTGGATGCGTGAGAAGGGCGGCCTATCCCGCGTCAACCTAGCGGCACCGCCCGGAATTCCCGGGCACGGTCGCTGGACCTTGGACTACCCCGAGGATTACGCTTTTTTTCAGGCCTTGTTTGCCCATCTTCCGCCCGGCCCAAACGGCTTTGCCGCCGCCGCCATTGTTGCGATTCTCGCCGCCTATCCAGAGATCGGCGAGATCAACCGAGCCCGCCACGACACCACCAAAAGCGCCCCCTTCGGCGCCGTCAACAAACCATCCAAACTTAAAAGCGAGCCGCATGCCTAAAGAAATTTTCTGCACCATCGGACCGGCCTCAA from the Pseudomonadota bacterium genome contains:
- a CDS encoding glycosyltransferase family protein: MGRTIAIVQARMGSTRLPGKILLPLAAHTVLGHVLTRCAAVPGIDGVCCATTDLAEDDAVAEEASRHGASVHRGSTEDVLARYAGAARAAKADVVLRVTSDCPAIDPAVCGALLDLRGQTGAGYAANNMPASWPHGLDCEAFTRATLEAAADNADQAFEREHVSPWMREKGGLSRVNLAAPPGIPGHGRWTLDYPEDYAFFQALFAHLPPGPNGFAAAAIVAILAAYPEIGEINRARHDTTKSAPFGAVNKPSKLKSEPHA